In a genomic window of Erigeron canadensis isolate Cc75 chromosome 5, C_canadensis_v1, whole genome shotgun sequence:
- the LOC122599137 gene encoding nicotinamidase 1-like, with protein MVLHTLELLKKEIPLEEESICVPNDVKTGLVLVDIINGFCTVGAGNLAPREQNNQIMSMIDESVKLSKMFCDNKWPVLAFLDTHQPGKLEHPYPAHCVAGSDESNLVPDLQWLEKEPSVTIRRKDCYDGYIGSIEEDGSNVFVDWVKSNNIQVLLVAGICTDICVLDFVCSTLSARNRGFLAPLQDVVVYSHGCATFDFPASAARESKDALAHPQEIMHHMGLYMAKGRGAKIAKDVSFGAPK; from the exons ATGGTGCTACACACACTTGAGCTTTTGAAGAAAGAGATACCATTAGAGGAAGAATCCATATGCGTACCAAATGATGTCAAAACTGGACTTGTTCTTGTTGACATCATTAATGGCTTCTGCactgttggagctggaaacttg GCACCTAGAGAGCAAAACAACCAGATAATGAGTATGATTGATGAGTCAGTGAAGCTGTCAAAGATGTTCTGTGACAACAAATGGCcagttcttgcatttttagataCACATCAACCTGGAAAACTTGAGCACCCTTATCCTGCCCATTGTGTTGCTGGCTCTGATGAATCCAACTTGGTTCCTG ATCTACAGTGGCTGGAGAAAGAGCCAAGTGTAACTATAAGGCGCAAGGACTGTTATGATGGATATATAGGTTCTATTGAAGAAGATGGTTCAAATGTTTTTGTGGACTGGGTGAAATCCAATAACATTCAAGTT ttGTTAGTAGCCGGGATATGCACAGACATATGCGTTCTCGATTTTGTGTGCTCCACACTATCAGCCAGAAACCGTGGTTTCCTTGCACCATTGCAAGATGTAGTAGTCTATTCCCATGGCTGTGCCACCTTTGACTTCCCAGCATCGGCTGCAAGGGAAAGTAAAGATGCCCTAGCTCATCCTCAG GAGATAATGCACCATATGGGTCTTTACATGGCGAAAGGCAGAGGAGCAAAGATAGCAAAGGACGTGTCTTTTGGTGCACCAAAGTAA
- the LOC122599136 gene encoding protein EXECUTER 1, chloroplastic-like has translation MASISPPPTFPFSDHKLTFTATPIHSSFNLSTTNTLFSKTFNPPIINNIICRCQNNNNNNNNINNNKKDDEDPNNNNGWDYLLKENVDNVVKWFNQFISTDKYSENAFEKGEYSNNDKDSGDEEVKEDWNWERWTKHFNEIDEQERIVSILKSQLSRAVVKEDYEDAARIKVAIAAASTNDIVGRVMSQLKKAIKEERYKDAAFVRDYANAGLVGWWAGFSDDSKDPYGRIIRISAEHGRYLARSYSPRQLAKATDGAPLFELFITMDEKGDYRQQAVYLKRVEGPQDFPIASSLSPSLITKLGTVDSIGDKDDILAKDSEDADGDDSAEEFGFENILRDMIPGAKDVKIKVMNVTSPEKIDRDFISKVVEQIMEEEDVDEDEDDEEEEDDTDEVKDETGVEQYDIDIDIDTDNTIIDGEVNNQIAVKVVVGGLVQKVSNETSHKDLIRVPAKLEKKNPLSFTFSIEKEREQLSSSKAQSLKEEDAKVRGSRNIDSVMLDLAKSIGRGKIPMKVLKDVNQLINLSLSQAQNRQLLSGSTTFNRIELPSTQDPLNGLYVGAHGIYISEVIHLKRKFGQWQENGNMKNLEFYEYVEAVKITGDPYVPAGQVAFRAKIGTKYQLPHRGIIPEEFGVIARYRGQGRLADPGFKNPRWVDGELVILDGKYINGGLIVGFVYWAPESHFLVFFNQLRLKE, from the exons ATGGCATCCATATCTCCACCACCAACTTTCCCATTTTCCGATCACAAGCTCACTTTCACAGCAACCCCTATCCACTCTTCATTCAATTTGTCGACTACAAATACATTATTCTCCAAAACTTTCAACCccccaataataaataatattatctGCAGAtgccaaaataataataacaataataataatattaataataataaaaaggatgATGAagaccctaataataataatggatgGGATTATTTGTTGAAAGAAAATGTTGATAATGTTGTTAAATGGTTTAATCAGTTTATATCTACTGATAAATATAGTGAAAATGCTTTCGAAAAAGGCGAATATTCGAATAACGATAAGGATAGTGGTGATGAGGAAGTTAAGGAAGATTGGAATTGGGAAAGATGGACCAAACATTTCAATGAGATTGATGAACAAGAACGAATTGTTTCTATTcttaag TCACAACTAAGTCGTGCTGTTGTTAAAGAGGACTATGAAGATGCTGCAAGGATTAAGGTTGCAATTGCAGCAGCTTCAACTAATGACATTGTTGGCAGGGTAATGTCTCAGTTGAAG AAAGCCATAAAGGAAGAGCGTTACAAAGATGCAGCATTTGTACGAGATTACGCTAATGCAGGTTTG GTCGGTTGGTGGGCTGGATTTTCAGATGATAGTAAGGACCCTTATGGTCGGATCATTCGTATAAGTGCAGAGCATGGAAGGTACCTTGCAAGAAGTTATAGTCCCAG GCAGCTTGCCAAGGCTACAGATGGTGCCCCATTGTTTGAGCTATTCATTACAATGGACGAGAAAGGAGATTATAGACAGCAG GCTGTATATCTGAAACGGGTTGAGGGTCCTCAAGATTTTCCGATTGCTTCCTCCTTGTCACCAAGTCTTATTACCAAATTGGGTACTGTAGACTCTATAGGTGACAAAGATGATATACTTGCAAAAGATAGTGAAGATGCAGATGGTGATGATTCGGCTGaggaatttggttttgaaaacaTTTTGAGAGATATGATTCCTGGTGCAAAAGACGTGAAAATTAAGGTGATGAATGTGACATCACCGGAAAAAATAGATAGGGATTTTATATCAAAGGTGGTTGAACAGATCATGGAGGAAGAAGATGTAGATGAGGATGAGGacgatgaagaagaagaggatgaCACCGATGAAGTCAAAGATGAAACTGGTGTAGAACAatatgatattgatattgatatcgATACTGATAACACAATAATTGATGGTGAAGTTAACAATCAAATTGCAGTTAAAGTGGTAGTTGGTGGTCTGGTACAAAAAGTATCAAATGAGACATCACATAAAGATTTAATTCGAGTTCCAGCTAAGCTTGAAAAGAAAAATCCTTTGTCATTCACTTTCTCTATAGAAAAAGAAAGGGAACAGCTTTCTTCCAGCAAGGCACAATCTTTGAAGGAAGAAGATGCTAAGGTCCGAGGTAGCCGTAACATAGACAGTGTCATGCTCGATCTTGCCAAGTCTATTGGAAGAGGGAAGATACCCATGAAG GTGCTCAAAGATGTGAACCAGTTGATAAATCTCAGCCTTAGTCAAGCCCAAAACCGTCAGCTATTATCTGGATCTACAACATTCAACCGAATTGAGCTTCCATCAACTCAGGATCCTTTAAATG GACTATATGTCGGAGCACATGGAATTTACATTTCAGAGGTGATTCATTTAAAACGTAAATTTGGGCAGTGGCAAGAGAATGGTAACATGAAAAATCTTGAGTTTTATGAGTATGTAGAAGCTGTAAAGATTACCGGAGATCCTTATGTTCCAGCTGGTCAG GTTGCATTTCGTGCAAAAATTGGAACTAAATATCAGCTGCCGCATAGAGGCATCATCCCAGAAGAATTTGGAGTG ATTGCTAGATATCGGGGACAAGGGAGGCTTGCAGACCCAGGATTTAAAAATCCTCGTTGGGTCGATGGTGAACTTGTTATTCTAGATGGAAAG TACATCAACGGAGGTCTTATTGTTGGATTTGTATACTGGGCTCCTGAATCCCATTTCTTAGTTTTCTTTAATCAGTTAAGGCTGAAGGAGTAG
- the LOC122600785 gene encoding KH domain-containing protein HEN4-like yields MNDAPFTSLPIYTAAITTTSPSPPPPPTTTTSTPHIPKPTCFRILCHSSRAGGIIGKSGSIIKHLQTATSSKIRLLESNPSSEFRVISISADSTLTKTMSFCNGYENSYNNNNNNNDNSNDDIYMNVSISNAQEGLVRVYERILNVAADENDDDYETNENVDDNCVVSCRLLADTNNVGFLIGKSGKGIEKIRKEANCKIRIFSQGRLPSCALPNDELIEIEGDILAVKKALIAISGRLQECPLSEKETTVLDRPNNRFNREHTLPNGYNRKPALSNGYNRKPASSNGYNLEPGLRNGYNHEPALENGYRQEAALRNGYNYEHALTNGHMDLAQARTSNEEPAPRNSSSYALGTKRFGSLKAEAFPSVDFRHSQDLHEIVFRILCSSDRVGGVIGNSGTIVRALENESGARIRISPPAEYHYEERLITITAMESSESRNSPAQNGVILVFNRSVEAGYEKGLDLPSSGTHITAKLVIPANHMGCLLGKRGSIIADMRKVTGAYIKIVGGEEGPRFVPETDQIVLITGELTNVRDALYSVTRRLRNFIFFCKKSSGPNISGAYGHGSGQPPFRMHPSIATDQFNQHTSLMQSMDNLTLSNVDHPSSSRPPQPRAGDRNPMDGHDVDRGSTSYKGGIELGRGNRSAIVTNTTVEIMIPENDIGLIYGENGSNLTRLRQISGAKVEIHEAGSGLNNQIIVISGTPDETQSAQTLLQAFILADQQ; encoded by the exons ATGAACGACGCTCCGTTCACCTCCCTTCCAATTTacaccgccgccatcaccaccacctcccCATCTCCTCCGCCaccacccaccaccaccacctccacacCCCACATTCCAAAACCCACTTGTTTCCGAATTTTATGCCACTCTTCTCGCGCTGGCGGCATCATTGGCAAATCCGGTTCCATCATAAAACATCTCCAAACTGCCACGTCATCCAAGATTCGTCTTCTTGAGTCAAACCCATCTTCCGAATTTCGTGTTATTTCGATTTCGGCTGATTCCACTCTCACCAAAACAATGTCGTTTTGTAATGGGTATGaaaatagttataataataataataataataatgataatagtaatgatgatatatatatgaatgtaagTATTTCGAATGCACAAGAGGGTTTAGTTAGGGTTTATGAAAGGATATTAAATGTAGCTGCTGATGagaatgatgatgattatgaaacAAATGAGAATGTTGATGATAATTGTGTTGTTTCGTGTCGGTTACTTGCGGATACGAATAATGTCGGGTTTTTGATTGGGAAGAGTGGGAAAGGGATTGAGAAGATTAGGAAGGAGGCTAATTGTAAGATTAGGATTTTTAGTCAAGGAAGATTGCCTTCTTGTGCTTTGCCTAATGATGAATTGATTGAG ATTGAGGGTGACATTCTTGCGGTTAAAAAGGCACTTATCGCCATTTCTGGTCGTCTTCAAGAGTGCCCCCTTTCTGAAAAAGAAACAACGGTGTTGGATAGACCTAACAACAGGTTCAATCGTGAACACACTTTACCAAATGGGTACAACCGGAAACCTGCATTGTCAAATGGGTACAACCGGAAACCTGCATCGTCAAATGGGTACAACCTTGAACCTGGTTTACGAAATGGGTACAACCATGAACCTGCATTGGAAAATGGGTATCGTCAAGAAGCTGCTTTACGAAATGGGTACAATTATGAACATGCTTTAACAAATGGGCACATGGATTTAGCTCAAGCAAGAACGTCAAATGAAGAACCTGCACCTAGGAACTCTTCTAGTTATGCTTTAGGAACTAAGCGTTTTGGATCTTTAAAGGCTGAAGCATTTCCTTCAGTGGACTTTAGACATTCTCAGGATCTGCATGAAATAGTTTTCAGGATCCTTTGTTCTAGTGATAGGGTAGGCGGAGTAATAGGAAACTCAGGGACAATTGTGCGAGCACTAGAAAATGAATCAGGTGCTCGCATAAGGATTTCACCTCCAGCAGAATATCATTATGAGGAACGATTAATCACCATAACTGCAATGGAG AGCTCAGAGTCACGAAACTCCCCTGCACAGAATGGTGTCATTCTTGTTTTCAATAGGTCTGTGGAGGCTGGCTATGAGAAGGGGTTAGATTTACCATCATCAGGAACACATATCACTGCTAAACTTGTGATTCCAGCCAACCATATGGGTTGTCTGCTGGGCAAACGCGGTTCCATAATTGCGGATATGAGAAAGGTAACTGGTGCATATATTAAAATAGTTGGTGGTGAAGAAGGCCCGAGATTTGTTCCTGAGACTGATCAAATAGTTTTG ATTACAGGAGAGTTAACCAATGTACGAGATGCTTTATACAGTGTCACTCGCAGGCTGAGAAACTTTATTTTCTTCTGTAAAAAGTCAAGTGGCCCTAATATCAGTGGTGCTTATGGACATGGAAGCGGTCAACCGCCTTTCAGAATGCATCCTTCCATTGCCACTGATCAATTTAATCAGCATACAAGTTTGATGCAGAGTATGGATAATCTTACGCTCAGTAATGTAGATCATCCTTCATCATCCAGGCCACCGCAACCTCGA GCAGGAGATAGAAATCCGATGGATGGACATGATGTTGACAGAGGATCTACTTCTTATAAAGGTGGCATTGAACTTGGAAG aGGAAATAGATCTGCTATTGTAACAAATACGACTGTGGAAATTATGATTCCAGAAAATGATATCGGGTTGATTTATGGAGAGAATGGAAGCAATCTGACTCGTCTAAGACAG ATTTCCGGTGCAAAGGTTGAAATACATGAAGCCGGCTCAGGATTGAACAACCAGATCATTGTCATATCTGGCACCCCTGATGAAACCCAGTCTGCTCAAACCCTCCTTCAAGCATTCATACTTGCTGACCAACAGTGA
- the LOC122600864 gene encoding fructose-1,6-bisphosphatase class 1, whose translation MQSPRPPKTTITSTTNNFNLIIPKSPLHIHPQILNQHIKKTTLTSMTSIFSKFKVNNNNNSKTNNNNSNSTELTTFSDFAGKQGADVGDDLLVLFTHLEYAFKKIAALVASPVHSSHGIASVDAENVGAGRDKPKPLDIVSNEIILSCLRNSGKVAIMASEEDDAPVWITDNAPFVVVTDPLDGSRNIDASIPTGTIFGVYKRLIELDSLPVEEKAMLNSLQSGSRLVAAGYVLYSSATIMCISFGSGAHAFTLDHTTGDFVLTHPDIKIPPRGQIYSVNDARYFDWPEGLRRYIDTIRQGKGKFPKKYSARYICSLVADFHRTLMYGGVAMNPRDHLRLVYEANPLSFLAEQAGGKGSDGKNRILSLQPVKLHQRLPLFLGSPDDIDELESYGDVQQTVNPGYDV comes from the exons atgcaatCACCACGACCACCCAAAACCACCATCACATCCACAACAAACAACTTTAATCTCATCATCCCAAAATCCCCACTTCACATCCACCCACAAATCCTCAAccaacatattaaaaaaacaacattaaCAAGCATGACTTCTATTTTTAGTAAGTTTAAggtcaataataataataattccaaaacaaacaacaacaatagtAATTCAACTGAGCTTACTACTTTCAGTGACTTCGCTGGAAAACAAGGAGCTGATGTGGGTGATGATTTATTGGTTTTGTTTACTCATTTAGAATATGCTTTCAAGAAAATTGCAGCTCTAGTTGCTTCTCCTGTTCATTCTAGCCATGGTATAGCCTCCGTTGACGCCGAAAATGTCGGTGCCGGTCGAGATAAGCCTAAGCCACTTGACATTGTTTCT AATGAGATCATCTTGTCTTGTTTGAGAAATTCTGGAAAAGTTGCTATTATGGCATCAGAAGAAGATGATGCCCCAGTTTGGATAACTGATAATGCGCCATTTGTGGTAGTTACGGATCCTTTAGATGGTTCCCGTAATATTGATGCTTCTATACCTACTGGAACCATTTTTGGGGTTTATAAGCGGTTAATAGAACTTGATAGTCTTCCAGTGGAAGAGAAGGCGATGCTAAATTCGTTACAAAGTGGCAGTAGGCTTGTTGCTGCAGGTTATGTTCTTTATTCTTCAGCAACCATAATGTGCATCAGCTTTGGTTCTGGTGCACACGCGTTCACTCTTGATCATACGACAGGAGATTTTGTTCTCACTCATCCAGACATCAAAATTCCTCCTCGAG GCCAAATCTATTCAGTAAACGATGCTCGATATTTTGACTGGCCAGAGGGTCTAAGGCGATATATTGACACTATCAGACAAGGTAAAGGCAAGTTCCCTAAAAAGTACTCTGCCCGATATATTTGCTCATTAGTTGCCGATTTTCATAGAACTTTGATGTATGGGGGAGTGGCAATGAATCCTAGAGATCATCTTCGACTTGTCTATGAGGCAAACCCTTTGAGTTTTCTAGCAGAACAAGCCGGCGGAAAGGGGTCTGATGGTAAGAACCGAATTCTTTCACTTCAGCCTGTTAAGTTGCATCAAAGACTTCCATTGTTCTTGGGAAGCCCAGATGATATTGATGAGTTGGAAAGTTATGGTGATGTTCAACAAACAGTAAATCCCGGTTATGATGTATGA